A region of the Salvia splendens isolate huo1 chromosome 11, SspV2, whole genome shotgun sequence genome:
AACtagttagggccagacccgaaaacctgATAAAATtcttattattctatttttttacttctaattctacacttcattgattaattttataatatagataattaaaaaacaatattcaattttatattaaatatacaaattatatattgaattttattaatatattaattgataaataaattaaaattttcaaattcactaaaaaaatttaaatttctaaaacatgcattaaaattccactaaatatctcaaatattggTATTTGATcttgtttatgattgagtttaagcatatatctcaaatatatcataattaaatgttttacattgtatgaatataaataatattaattattatttattggattgatcgcatgttaatattatcggtagcaacccgattaacccgttgggctagcccgaaacccgagattttagggttagggttgaacttttataacccgaaagaaatcacaacccgattagcccgcacctgattgacccgcaacccgagtagggttggcctgAAACCGGACGAGctgacccgattgacatccctaggtcGAGGGGTTGATGCAGGTGACGACCTTCTTTGCTATGTTCGATCTAGATTGCACAACTTCCGTTTCatagaatttttattaatttattttagtatACTAGTATTTGTTAGTAGTATTATAGTATGTGCACATGCTCATTATATTTTAGATTTAtaaatttgcatattttatacatgggaattttatagtaatattgAAAATCAAAAGAGAACACCTTCGTACGAGCAACATGGTAGGTGCATGTCGGGCGCATGACTGCGTGTGTTTCTCGATGGCGGCATGTGGAATCTACTAATGGTTAGAGGTGACTAATAGTGGTATCAAATTACTTATCCCTATATCCcatgaaaatatataatttttgaaTAACACAGAGCttataaattaatacttcaTTCGTACCTCAAtaaaagtagtattttattgTTTCAGTCCATCCAACAATAAGAtacattttactttttaccataaataataaatagatCTCACATCCACTAACTCGATCACTCATATTAGGTCTCATATTTCAATCTTTTTCAACTtactattctttattttttttaaaatctgtaTCCACCATAAGAGTGACTCATAttatgggatgaagggagtaaaaTTGAATGGATATATTTATATGAGTGAATACCAACGTCTGGATGAGAAATTTCTACCGTCTTTGGTGATAATATAAATTAACTAAGGCATCAAATTTCACGGCTTCAaattggaaatttcaattagAAATAAAACCGAGTCCAATATTACAAATCAACTAATGCCATGAAAATATAGACATTTCTTCGGAAATACAAGAATGATATACATAATAAAGAGCATTGAAAGGAAGAATTTACACAAAAATAGGTGAAAAATCCAGCAATGTCTCTCTCCAAAAACTGCTACCAAGACTCCAATCTAAGATGCTtccgtcttcttcttcttctccttctccacaAGCAACGGGGTGGAATTCGACTTATCCACGACCGAAGCTGGGTGCTCGACATCTTCGTCGTATCTATCCACAGCAGGCATGAAAATTCCTGCATAACATACAAACATCACAACACTTGCACTCTTTACACATTACACATACATGTGCGATAACTTAGATCGATAAAAACAGATGAACACACCTACAACCCAAATTCCAGCAGCCACGAACAGAATAGACGTTAAAGTAAGGGCGGTAGCCCTCCAATTGTTGATCCGGTCCTGCAGACGGTAACCTCCTTATCACGAGAATGCTACTAAAAACGAGACATCCGAATCCTATTTTCTTCTAAATCAGCCTTCTTAACTCTTGATAATGAAACGTGGGAcgaaaataagaagaaaaaccTGGAGGAGCCCAACGAGGGGAGAGGACGGGACATCACCAAATACGTGAATTGCTACAGTTGACATTGCCATTGATAATGGTCGAAGACTAGGCTCGACACAACGCAGACAAACAAAATTTACAGGGGCCTGTAGAGGTCATCGATCAAATCTTAATGCATGTTTATAAATTAGTTCAGAATGTGAGGGTGAAATCTAGGAGTACCGATAGGGCCACACAAAATGAACGACTTCAAACCGAAACGGATGGGAAGAATGGTACCTGGGTAGCAAAAACGAGCAGCTGTCCAATCGCGAAAAGTGCCAGAAAAACATACAGGCTACGGAAACAAAACGCAGCAAAGCAGAATACTGCTCCGAGGAGTGTAGCAAACGACAGAAGCTGCAAACAAAATAGCAAGAATAGAGAAAGTGAATAATCGGGATCTACAAAAATAGCAGCGGCTCTATTTCACTATCCGCAGTTTCACATGTCGTGAAAATGATATGTATGAAGGAATGTGGATCACCTTGAAAGCATTAGGTAATGTGGAATTCATACGATCGAGAACATGACCACCTGCTATTGAACCGAATACTCCACAGATCGCTGTTACTCCACCAAACATATAATCTGCATTGCTCTGGATAATATAGAGCATCGACGTTCAACCCAACAGAGACATCAGAGTTTATTGCACGGCACATTCATCTATTTTTCGACATAAAAGCACAGCCAATTTATCTTTTTCATAAGAGCTTACCATGTGGTATATATTATATCCTGCCTTAGGTCCCCAATACGAATAGGCGCCGATCACAAAATTATACGCAATATACCCTGCAATCGCcattgagaaataaaataattacaagaACGGATAGTGTTTGAAAAGAAACACTATTCCGTTACAGCAGATAGAAGATTTACCAAGAACATTAACCACGTACACCTGGTTAAGCAAGAGAAGTTGCATATCTTTCCCGAATATTGTTAGAGCTCCATACCTGAAATATGTAACATTCACTCAGAAATCGAAATGATATTCGTATGATCTCAACATCAGATAATCATCTAAGTAGAAACATTAGTGTAGAAAATTTTTTCTTCTAGCTGAACATGTTAGTTCCTAATGTTCTTCACCTTGAAGACTTTGAACTTTCGTCTCCAACCTCTTCCCTCGTGGAAAGGTCAGAAGCTGCAAACACAGTTGAAAATGGTAAGAcgattaaaaaaatcatatattaGCAATCGAAAATATCCAGCACCTTGATCTTCGGCTGCCAATGCTTTGTTAGCTTCAGCTTGACCGAAACCTGGATGAAATTGGGTTCAGCAAATAGATATCGAATGAGGAAAGTGTGTGATTGCTTTCACAGACCTTTCAACTGCAGAGGTTTCATCACAAAGCCTAATATAGCAAAGGGAAGCATCAGTAGTGCCAACACCCAGAATGCCCATCGCCAACCGAAAGTACTAATCTGTAATCAAGCACAAATCATTCGATATCTGGACGATAATGGAGACAGAGCACATGACTCAACTCCATGTAATATCATTCAATGCTTGATCGAGTAGCGAGTGACTAGTCAATAGAAAATAGCATATATTTTAGATATCGAGTATGAAAAGTACCAATCCACCATAAACGTAACCCACTGCAATACCAGTTGGTATACACATATAAAATGCTCCTAGCCATGCTGTTCTCTATGAAGAGAAGGAAAAGGTGTTAAATGGACATAATGAATAATGATGTGAAGTCTTATGTAAGAATGTTTCGGACAGACATCAAACCTGTGTGACTGGGGCATTGTCATCTATGAAAGGAGCAGCGAGACTTATGAAAGAGGCCTCGCCAACACCCACTAGCCTACAGAAAACAAAATCCAGGCAAAAATTAAGTAACAGCGTAAAACTAAGGAAACGAATGCTCCATAAATTCTGAGTATTGAGCAATATCTTACATGCGAGCAACCGCCATGGACCAAAAATTAAACGAAAACCCAGAAAAAGTAACTGCAACTGTCCACACACTCAGGCCAACTCCAATGAGTCTAAATGGATTGACACTGCAGGTTCAAGCAGACACAACAATCTATTTATCACGGCGTAATAGTGCCACCACGGAAAAGTCATGAAAGTGAAGATATATTACCTTTTGGCTGAAGAGGCAAAAACCGGGGATGCCACAAGGAGCCCAACCATGAAAGCAGATGATATAACTCCATCCTCGAAGTTAGTCATGTCAAATTCACCCCTGCATAAAAATTGGGAGAGGTGAATCAATTCTTGAAACATTAGCATTATGTTCAAATTGATTGTCAATCAGTGAATCTTCAACTCCTAAAACTTTTCCATTATATtaaagaaagataaagaaaacagctcacaatatatttttggatcATAATTAGCATAACAATATTCACATGTTAAAAATATGTGAAAAATGCAAAATCACAGACTTACTGAATTCCACTACCAGGTGTGCATACACCACTCTCCGAGCAAGTTCTAGCACTCCCATTGACACCGTTACTCGCTATAGCTCCTCGATCAACGTAGTTTATCAAGTTGATCACACAAAAAATAGCTAGTAGCCTGACAACAACAAACAGTTACAACATTTGTCAAACATCATGAGTGAACAATGCCAAGAACAGACACTGCTTATAAATTATACTAAATCATTCTACACTCAATCCTCAAACTATGACAATAAGAAACCCCATTCTtgaaaaccaaaaccaaaaagaTTCGAACTTTTTCAACCCCTCCACCATATACTCTCCAATTCACCAAGAATTTCAATCATATCATAACTATATTGAACTATAACCATGAAAAATCAACATAAACATTTTAGgcagaaaaaaaaagtggacCTTTTGGGAGTAAACCAAGAAGGGTTAGAGGTGGAAGCTCCGGCCATATCTTTCTCCGTCTCCAAAGTCAGAGCTGCAGACTGTGGCCGTGGGGCCTGAATCGGGTCCGGGTTCGGATTAGGTCCCGGGTTTGAATTTGGGTCCTGTGCATTTTCTTTCTCCCCCATGATTACAGAAATATTTGgagtataaatatatttattggcTTCACTGTCTTCTTCCCTATATTCAAAAGGTTATTTCAACTTTTTCACTTTGTATGCTTTTTAGATTGAAGTCTTTGTTTTGTGAAAATCATTTGAACTACTGAGGAAGGAGACGAAGGTGGTTGGAATGTTTGTTGCGATGTTTTGCTCTACAAAATGGGATCTTTTGAGTATTTTTCGTTGGATTAGTTTTTTAGGTTGGAACTTGGATGTGACGTCAGTTACATAGTACTGATTCAATCATGCATTATATCCAAAATTGAGTCACAGTGTATTAGTTAGTTTGAAATAACGAAATTGCTTATAATTTTACTTCCATCGAATTGGATTATTGAATatttgaattgaattggaaTATTTAACAAAATTGCTTATTATCATTGAGTTATAATGTTTAACGTTTCATTTTCAATGTGAGAAAAAGGGTTTCATTTTATATGGGATAGAATGAGGTTTTCAATAGATTGAAATATTTTCAATTGTGAATTAGTACACTTTTTTGCTGAAATCCATAATTATGAGTGTTCTTAGCCATGAGTtagtattattttgttataattcaCAATCTACAAACACTCTCAATTGTGATTAcagaatttatattaaaattcacAAGTAAAAGTACTTGAGTGTTTATTAGTTGTGAATTAGTGAAACCACTAAGAATAAACACTGATGAACTATAAGCAATAGATAAATCATGGCTAAGACTGTTGAGCAATATATAAGAATGTCTGAATTGTGATATTCATGAATTGACATATGTACACATTGTGGTTAATGCTAAAATCAATTTTAGTAGACAAAACTTGAGCTTAAAGAAGGATATACAAATTCAAGATGTTGTTGAATCATATCTAACGCCCGTCATTACCAACACCTACTCGATTCTTCACATCACCTTCGTTTGCAACATTGCTTTCTGTACCTATATCGCAGTACAACACTCCTTTAGCTTCATCCTCCTCCAAAActacctcgtcatcgccatctaTACCACCTGCCTCCATGGCCCCGTTTTCACTCGCCCGAGATTCATACCTTGCACTTCTAGAAGGTTGATATGCACCTACTAAGTCTGCTGCCCTCAGCTTAAAGAAACAAATCATTTTTTCACTTGTAAGATATACATGTCACACGCATCATAAGAGGAAAGAGAAAAAGCAGCAAGGAATGTGTAATTTTGAGAAGTGATGATATGATATCTTGTCCTGTTATTGTGTATGCTCTTCTATTTCTTCTAGCATAAACCTAGGATGTTGGGTTCTGATCATGGCCTGATAAACAGGTACATTGCATCCAATTCAGTCTTTCAAGAGCGAACCAAGCATTTTGAGATTAATTGTGACTTTATCCATGAAAAAAATCAACAAGGATTGATTTCTACACGGCGTATAATAAC
Encoded here:
- the LOC121754003 gene encoding probable sphingolipid transporter spinster homolog 2, with translation MGEKENAQDPNSNPGPNPNPDPIQAPRPQSAALTLETEKDMAGASTSNPSWFTPKRLLAIFCVINLINYVDRGAIASNGVNGSARTCSESGVCTPGSGIQGEFDMTNFEDGVISSAFMVGLLVASPVFASSAKSVNPFRLIGVGLSVWTVAVTFSGFSFNFWSMAVARMLVGVGEASFISLAAPFIDDNAPVTQRTAWLGAFYMCIPTGIAVGYVYGGLISTFGWRWAFWVLALLMLPFAILGFVMKPLQLKGFGQAEANKALAAEDQASDLSTREEVGDESSKSSRYGALTIFGKDMQLLLLNQVYVVNVLGYIAYNFVIGAYSYWGPKAGYNIYHMSNADYMFGGVTAICGVFGSIAGGHVLDRMNSTLPNAFKLLSFATLLGAVFCFAAFCFRSLYVFLALFAIGQLLVFATQAPVNFVCLRCVEPSLRPLSMAMSTVAIHVFGDVPSSPLVGLLQDRINNWRATALTLTSILFVAAGIWVVGIFMPAVDRYDEDVEHPASVVDKSNSTPLLVEKEKKKKTEAS